In the Pseudomonas sp. ADAK2 genome, one interval contains:
- a CDS encoding GMC family oxidoreductase produces MHDYVVIGGGSAGCALTGRLIEAGASVLLIEAGPRDTHPLIHIPAGFTRLLSSPLLSRHQTEPQTAMDGRQRILPQGRVLGGGSSVNALIYIRGQHEDYDDWASAGCEGWSYREVLPYFKRAEDNERFDNGYHATGGPLGVSDLKQVCELSRGFVRAAQQAGIPFTPDFNGERQNGVGFNQITARNNRRCSAAVAYLRKAEKSDRLTVVTDATVQRILIEGDQAVGVEYLHKGQRVQARGSKEVILSAGAIQSPKLLMLSGIGRAEELQRHGIPLLHELPGVGQNLQDHAEVGTIAYCHGKYGYYGQDNAFNTMKNGLQYLLFGSGPVSSNVTEACAFVNTDHAQERPNAQMHFVPIVFFDLDQDTIKKPGATINTCVLRPMSRGEIRLSDNKADTPPRIDPRYFAHPEDRRVAIKGLNLSREILAQPAMRAYTGEEVFPGLSVRSDEALLSYINQRAKTVYHPVGTCKMGDDEMAVVDPQLRVRGLRNLRVVDASIMPNLISGNTNAPSIMIGEKAADMILGRAALPASATLYERGISPCPSPVKPESSYT; encoded by the coding sequence ATGCACGATTACGTTGTCATTGGAGGCGGCTCGGCGGGTTGCGCGTTGACCGGTCGCCTGATCGAGGCCGGCGCCTCGGTTTTGCTGATCGAGGCCGGGCCTCGCGATACGCATCCGCTGATTCATATCCCCGCCGGCTTTACCCGGTTGTTGTCCAGCCCGCTTTTGTCGCGTCACCAGACCGAACCGCAAACGGCGATGGACGGCCGCCAGCGCATTCTTCCCCAGGGCCGGGTGCTGGGCGGTGGCAGTTCGGTGAATGCGCTGATCTATATCCGCGGCCAGCACGAGGATTACGACGACTGGGCCAGCGCAGGTTGCGAGGGCTGGTCGTACCGCGAGGTGCTGCCGTACTTCAAGCGTGCCGAAGACAATGAGCGCTTCGACAATGGCTATCACGCCACCGGCGGCCCGCTGGGGGTCTCGGACCTCAAGCAGGTGTGTGAATTGTCCCGTGGGTTTGTGCGTGCTGCGCAACAGGCCGGCATTCCGTTCACCCCGGATTTCAATGGCGAACGCCAGAACGGCGTCGGCTTCAACCAGATCACCGCGCGCAACAACCGCCGCTGCAGCGCTGCCGTGGCGTATCTGCGCAAGGCGGAAAAAAGCGATCGGCTGACGGTCGTGACTGACGCGACGGTGCAACGAATCCTGATCGAAGGTGATCAGGCCGTGGGGGTCGAGTACCTCCATAAAGGCCAGCGAGTGCAGGCTCGCGGCAGCAAAGAAGTGATCCTCAGCGCCGGCGCCATTCAGTCACCCAAGCTGTTGATGCTGTCCGGTATCGGTCGCGCCGAAGAACTTCAACGCCATGGCATTCCGTTGCTGCACGAGTTGCCCGGTGTCGGTCAGAACCTGCAAGACCATGCCGAAGTGGGCACGATTGCCTACTGCCACGGCAAGTACGGTTACTACGGCCAGGACAACGCTTTCAACACCATGAAAAACGGCTTGCAGTATTTGCTGTTCGGCAGCGGCCCGGTCAGCTCGAACGTCACTGAGGCCTGCGCCTTCGTCAACACCGACCATGCGCAGGAACGCCCCAACGCCCAGATGCATTTCGTGCCCATCGTGTTCTTCGACCTCGATCAAGACACCATCAAGAAACCCGGCGCGACCATCAACACCTGCGTACTGCGCCCCATGAGTCGCGGCGAAATCCGCTTGAGCGACAACAAGGCAGACACGCCTCCGCGCATTGACCCACGTTACTTCGCTCACCCGGAAGACCGGCGTGTGGCGATCAAGGGATTGAACCTGTCGCGGGAAATTCTCGCGCAACCGGCCATGCGCGCGTACACCGGCGAAGAGGTTTTCCCGGGACTGAGCGTGCGCAGCGATGAAGCCTTGTTGAGCTACATCAACCAGCGCGCCAAGACTGTTTACCACCCGGTCGGCACCTGCAAGATGGGTGACGATGAAATGGCCGTGGTCGACCCGCAACTGCGCGTTCGCGGCTTGCGCAATCTGCGGGTGGTCGATGCTTCGATCATGCCCAACCTGATCTCCGGCAATACCAATGCCCCGTCCATCATGATCGGCGAGAAAGCCGCGGACATGATCCTCGGACGCGCCGCCTTGCCCGCGTCTGCAACCCTTTATGAAAGAGGAATATCCCCATGCCCATCACCGGTAAAACCCGAGTCGTCGTACACCTGA
- a CDS encoding glycerol dehydrogenase, translated as MTQMFAAPGRYIQGYKELERLHRHVAWFGRRLLVITTQGRLDSLKQTLSASFDTGLTQLHYAIFSGEVTRQEIQRLTASFNVFECDGVIGVGGGKVLDAAKAVANQARVPLCIVPTIVSNDAPTSSLSVLYTEAGAFDDVLFYERSPDVVVVDTWIIAQAPVRLLVAGMGDALSTYFEARTCVESHRDNFLGNAGAGLKESGGGGKSTLTSMAIAELCYRVLLEDGLQAMRAAEQRCVTKAFNRVVEANALMSGIGFESNGVATAHAVYCGFSELGARATMYHGEYVAFGVLVMLVLEGKSSRELDTVLRFCLSIGLPVTFEDLGLADISAHELDCVARTAADPNQTSKVEPFEVTFDEMKAALIAASDLGQLYKKGGSLLAG; from the coding sequence ATGACTCAAATGTTTGCTGCACCCGGACGCTATATCCAGGGCTACAAGGAACTCGAACGACTGCATCGGCATGTGGCCTGGTTCGGTCGACGGCTGTTGGTGATTACCACTCAAGGTCGTCTCGATAGCCTGAAACAGACCCTGAGTGCCAGTTTCGATACCGGCCTCACGCAACTTCACTACGCCATTTTTTCCGGTGAAGTGACCCGCCAGGAAATCCAGCGACTGACGGCGAGCTTCAACGTCTTCGAGTGCGACGGCGTGATTGGTGTCGGCGGTGGCAAGGTGCTCGACGCCGCCAAAGCCGTGGCCAACCAGGCCAGAGTGCCGCTGTGCATCGTGCCCACCATCGTTTCCAATGACGCCCCAACCAGTTCTCTGTCGGTGCTGTACACCGAAGCGGGCGCGTTTGATGACGTGCTTTTCTATGAACGCAGTCCGGATGTGGTGGTGGTCGATACGTGGATCATCGCCCAGGCGCCGGTGCGCCTTTTGGTGGCCGGAATGGGCGACGCGCTGTCGACCTATTTTGAAGCGCGTACCTGTGTCGAATCGCACCGGGATAATTTTCTCGGCAACGCTGGAGCGGGATTGAAGGAGAGCGGCGGCGGTGGCAAATCGACGCTGACCTCGATGGCCATCGCCGAGCTGTGTTATCGGGTGCTGCTGGAAGATGGCCTGCAAGCCATGCGCGCCGCTGAACAGCGATGCGTGACCAAAGCCTTCAATCGCGTGGTGGAAGCCAATGCGCTCATGAGCGGCATCGGTTTCGAAAGCAACGGCGTGGCGACCGCGCATGCGGTGTATTGCGGGTTCAGTGAGCTGGGCGCGCGGGCGACGATGTACCACGGCGAATACGTGGCCTTCGGCGTTCTGGTGATGCTGGTGCTCGAAGGCAAGTCCAGCCGCGAACTGGATACGGTACTGAGGTTTTGCCTGAGTATCGGTTTGCCGGTCACCTTCGAAGACCTCGGGTTGGCCGACATCTCGGCACACGAACTCGACTGCGTGGCGCGCACCGCCGCCGACCCCAACCAGACCAGCAAGGTCGAACCGTTCGAAGTGACCTTCGACGAAATGAAAGCAGCCCTGATCGCGGCCAGCGACCTTGGCCAACTCTATAAAAAAGGCGGGTCGTTGCTGGCTGGATGA
- a CDS encoding iron-containing alcohol dehydrogenase — MKAFQASLPLTLDFEVGAIKRMGGKVEPFGKKVFLMVDPFLQGSDLVAQITGSFAERGIAFVEFYDIVPNPRHTTIDRAVEHVRHSACDVVVAVGGGSAIDSAKAVAFVAVHGGSCWDYTERLGEAVTRPQSRGLPLLVVPTTSGTGTEATPFAVINNPELGLKCAIVNPFIYPDVALIDPQILVSKPPKLTALTAVDTFCHALEAYISIHCTPWVEMVALESIRLFAANARQCVEHGDDLEARARMAFASTLGGMAIASAGVTVSHALGQPLGAMTDAPHGGTVAASTPHVIRWTLPVGADKFARVAGILDPSTLSLAETERAARLPDILQKLFTTLGVTDTFRSYGLRPEQIEAFAQTVWTSFNQDLACHPKKINSKEEVADIVRMCF; from the coding sequence ATGAAAGCATTTCAGGCAAGTCTGCCGCTGACTCTGGATTTTGAGGTCGGGGCGATCAAGCGCATGGGCGGGAAGGTCGAGCCGTTCGGCAAAAAGGTCTTCTTGATGGTCGACCCGTTTCTCCAGGGCAGCGATCTGGTCGCGCAAATTACCGGCAGTTTCGCCGAGCGGGGCATTGCGTTTGTCGAGTTCTACGACATCGTGCCCAACCCTCGGCATACCACGATTGATCGAGCGGTCGAGCACGTTCGCCATAGCGCGTGTGATGTGGTGGTGGCGGTGGGTGGCGGCAGTGCGATCGACTCGGCCAAAGCCGTGGCGTTCGTTGCCGTTCACGGCGGCAGCTGCTGGGACTATACCGAGCGTCTCGGTGAAGCCGTCACCCGCCCGCAAAGCCGTGGGCTGCCCTTGCTGGTGGTGCCGACCACCTCGGGCACCGGCACCGAAGCGACTCCGTTTGCGGTGATCAACAATCCTGAACTGGGCCTGAAATGCGCCATCGTCAACCCGTTCATCTACCCTGATGTCGCCTTGATCGACCCGCAGATCCTGGTGTCGAAACCGCCGAAGCTGACCGCGTTGACCGCAGTCGACACCTTCTGCCACGCGCTCGAAGCCTACATCAGCATTCACTGCACGCCGTGGGTGGAAATGGTCGCGCTGGAGTCGATTCGCCTGTTCGCGGCCAATGCCCGGCAGTGCGTGGAGCACGGCGATGACCTGGAGGCGCGCGCCCGTATGGCGTTTGCCTCGACCCTCGGCGGTATGGCGATTGCCAGTGCCGGCGTCACCGTATCCCATGCGCTGGGCCAGCCATTGGGGGCGATGACCGATGCGCCGCATGGCGGCACCGTCGCGGCGAGCACGCCTCATGTCATCCGCTGGACGCTGCCGGTCGGTGCCGACAAATTCGCGCGGGTGGCCGGGATTCTTGATCCGTCGACGCTGAGCCTTGCTGAAACCGAACGCGCCGCGCGCCTTCCGGACATCCTGCAAAAACTGTTTACCACCCTGGGCGTCACCGACACGTTCCGCAGCTATGGTCTGCGCCCGGAGCAGATTGAAGCGTTTGCCCAAACCGTCTGGACCAGTTTCAACCAGGACCTGGCCTGTCATCCGAAGAAAATCAACAGCAAAGAGGAGGTCGCCGACATCGTCAGAATGTGTTTCTAA
- a CDS encoding carbohydrate porin, translating to MTNKTIVAVGLLSACALPGAHAASYSPNNFLLGDWNGERTRLHEQGVDFQLTYVNELAYNTQGGDEHKGTYSDQLMIDTNFDLQKLVGWQGASFRMTLSNRNGESLTAEAGTNTLLAAQEIYGYGSVTRLVQFYYQQALLDDRLVVKLGRLPMSGDVFPFSCKFQNLTFCGTVPGYITPNWFTWPVSQWGAAVAAKLTDELSLNASLYQVNPRFTENAQGLNFGSPSGTTGYLAVGELAWTPTLNGLPGSYRAGIWRNTGDFNDVYHDINGQPIGLTGNAPDQHDQASGYYAMAEQRVYQDPDNSVRGLTLFANFIQSDRDVSYVEKVFHVGAFISGPFAARPQDEIGLAIGRLEVNEQSAKRIRQQNAYTQPAPDTEYPVELYYGISVTPALTLRPNVQYVANPGGLSGDKSVVVFGLKTEVSF from the coding sequence ATGACCAACAAAACGATAGTTGCCGTTGGACTTTTGAGCGCCTGCGCATTGCCGGGTGCCCATGCGGCCAGTTACTCGCCGAATAATTTTCTGCTGGGGGACTGGAACGGCGAACGCACTCGCTTGCATGAGCAGGGCGTGGATTTTCAGCTGACCTACGTTAACGAACTGGCCTACAACACCCAGGGCGGCGACGAGCACAAAGGGACTTACAGCGATCAGTTGATGATTGATACCAACTTTGATCTGCAGAAGTTGGTGGGCTGGCAAGGGGCGAGTTTTCGCATGACCTTGAGCAACCGCAATGGCGAAAGTCTGACCGCCGAGGCCGGGACCAACACGTTGCTGGCTGCCCAGGAAATCTACGGCTACGGCAGCGTTACCCGCCTGGTGCAGTTCTATTACCAGCAGGCGCTGCTGGATGATCGACTGGTGGTGAAACTCGGGCGCTTGCCAATGAGTGGCGATGTGTTCCCGTTTTCCTGCAAGTTTCAAAACCTGACGTTCTGCGGCACGGTGCCGGGTTACATCACTCCCAATTGGTTCACCTGGCCCGTCAGCCAGTGGGGGGCTGCGGTGGCGGCGAAACTGACTGACGAGCTGTCGCTCAATGCCTCGCTGTACCAGGTCAACCCTCGCTTCACCGAAAACGCCCAGGGCCTGAACTTCGGCAGTCCTTCGGGCACCACCGGTTATCTGGCGGTTGGCGAGTTGGCGTGGACGCCGACCCTGAACGGTCTGCCCGGCAGCTATCGGGCGGGGATCTGGCGCAATACCGGTGATTTCAACGATGTCTATCACGACATCAATGGCCAGCCCATCGGCCTGACCGGCAATGCGCCGGATCAGCACGATCAGGCCAGCGGGTATTACGCGATGGCCGAGCAACGGGTTTATCAGGACCCGGACAACAGCGTTCGCGGCCTGACCCTGTTCGCCAACTTCATCCAGTCGGATCGCGACGTGTCCTACGTGGAAAAAGTCTTTCACGTCGGCGCGTTTATCAGCGGTCCGTTTGCCGCGCGCCCTCAGGATGAGATCGGCCTAGCGATCGGTCGTCTTGAGGTGAATGAACAATCCGCCAAGCGTATCCGTCAGCAAAACGCTTACACCCAACCGGCGCCGGACACCGAATACCCGGTGGAGTTGTACTACGGCATCAGCGTGACGCCAGCCCTGACGCTGCGACCGAATGTGCAATACGTGGCCAATCCCGGTGGGTTGAGCGGGGATAAAAGCGTGGTGGTGTTTGGCCTGAAAACCGAGGTCAGTTTCTAA